One window of Sardina pilchardus chromosome 2, fSarPil1.1, whole genome shotgun sequence genomic DNA carries:
- the serping1 gene encoding plasma protease C1 inhibitor, with protein MNHSGMLCYTFLLLLLEFVITFSVEVIVPKGSGLTLSCQHEKAPKLMDQTFKWTFRSRDSVSPVEAGDSPAWSMQRIKKAHEGEYECVMEGYTGESRVKVSRMYNVSVETTSSFKQWTVVRVTEGDVADLSCSPHFNRSEKKGDWFRETGEALQQLEPLDLNEEDEVRDGVYWARANDFSIKIYNIKVQDSGMYHCQVQAGAETRTQLVELIVEALPPPRCYGHTDPWELCDEDRGRTAGAILSESLTDFSTKLYSQLRTVKPTHNMLFSPVSIAGVLSHLLLGARDETRKMMEDGLSLPRGFSCLHKALKTLKEDTQESLDMASHIFYSQDQILSEAFINQSMEFYEASPGKLTDDNDQNLKMINDWVAKKTKNKILKLLDSVDSFNQLILVNAVYFLGKWKLKFDEKSRPASFTKLDGDMVNVPTLYSAKYKLSMQFVSSLKAQVGAFPLTGRNRLFILVPVTSSLKDLQAVEQRMTDTVLREMAKDMAKVEPTVAEVTLPKLKLDISTDLNGLIGDIGMGELFNEPNLCGLFPEQTDMPVALSDARHRATLSLTESGVEAAAATSLSFARSFPSFSAMQPFILVLWSDQASSPLFMGRVTQP; from the exons TTTGTCATCACCTTCTCAGTTGAAGTCATTGTTCCCAAGGGGTCTGGATTAACCCTGAGCTGTCAACATGAAAAGGCCCCAAAACTTATGGACCAAACTTTCAAGTGGACCTTCAGGTCAAGAGATTCTGTCTCACCAGTTGAAGCAGGGGACAGTCCAGCATGGTCAATGCAACGCATCAAGAAAGCTCATGAGGgggaatatgagtgtgtgatggagggaTACACTGGTGAAAGTCGTGTGAAAGTCAGCAGAATGTACAACGTGAGCGTGG AGACCACCAGCAGTTTCAAACAGTGGACAGTCGTCAGAGTGACAGAAGGAGATGTTGCAGACCTCTCCTGCAGCCCACATTTTAACAGAAGTGAGAAGAAAGGCGACTGGTTTAGGGAGACAGGAGAAGCCCTTCAGCAGCTGGAGCCGTTGGATTTGAATGAGGAAGATGAGGTGAGGGATGGAGTCTACTGGGCCAGAGCAAATGACTTCTCCATTAAAATATACAACATTAAAGTCCAGGATTCCGGCATGTACCACTGCCAAGTCCAAGCAGGAGCAGAAACCAGGACGCAGTTGGTGGAGCTGATAGTGGAAG CTCTCCCACCTCCTCGCTGTTATGGGCACACTGATCCATGGGAACTGTGCGATGAGGACAGAGGTCGAACAGCGGGAGCCATACTGAGCGAATCTCTGACTGACTTCTCCACTAAACTCTACTCCCAACTCCGCACGGTCAAGCCTACGCACAATATGTTGTTTTCACCGGTCAGCATTGCTGGAGTGCTCTCTCACCTTCTACTGG GTGCTCGTGACGAGACGCGGAAGATGATGGAGGATGGTCTTTCCCTTCCTCGTGGTTTCTCCTGCTTACATAAAGCTCTGAAGACCCTGAAAGAGGACACCCAAGAGTCTCTGGACATGGCCTCCCATATCTTTTATAGTCAAG ATCAAATTCTGAGTGAGGCTTTCATCAACCAATCAATGGAGTTCTATGAGGCTTCCCCAGGAAAGCTAACTGACGACAATGATCAAAACCTGAAGATGATCAATGATTGGGTGGCAAAGAAGACGAAAAATAAAATCCTCAAGTTATTGGACTCTGTGGATTCCTTCAACCAATTGATCCTAGTCAACGCTGTCTACTTCCTTG gTAAATGGAAGCTGAAGTTTGATGAGAAGAGCCGTCCTGCAAGCTTCACCAAACTTGATGGAGACATGGTCAATGTCCCGACTCTTTACAGTGCAAAGTATAAGCTCTCAATGCAGTTCGTTAGCAGCCTAAAAGCCCAG GTGGGAGCATTCCCTCTCACAGGCAGAAACAGACTCTTCATCCTGGTGCCTGTCACCTCCTCCCTGAAAGACCTGCAGGCAGTGGAGCAGAGGATGACGGACACTGTGCTGAGGGAAATGGCCAAGGACATGGCCAAAGTCGAGCCAACAGTTGCAGAGGTCACCCTGCCAAAACTCAAGCTGGACATCAGCACCGACTTGAATGGATTGATTGGGGACATag GGATGGGGGAGCTCTTTAACGAGCCCAACCTGTGCGGGTTGTTCCCCGAGCAGACGGACATGCCCGTAGCCCTGTCTGATGCCCGCCACCGGGCCACGCTGTCGCTGACCGAGAGTGGCGTGGAGGCGGCGGCCgccacctccctctccttcgcCCGCTCCTTCCCCTCGTTCTCGGCCATGCAGCCCTTCATCCTGGTGCTGTGGAGTGACCAGGCTAGCAGCCCTCTCTTCATGGGCAGGGTGACCCAGCCCTGA